The following are from one region of the Silurus meridionalis isolate SWU-2019-XX chromosome 25, ASM1480568v1, whole genome shotgun sequence genome:
- the si:dkey-111e8.5 gene encoding uncharacterized protein si:dkey-111e8.5 yields MALNIFKGNKIRCFEVVPDNIKPSCEQFTNDLKKQRKSMEITDKADCKAVLFYQPIVSRAGTDIEGALQKISNEYEEKYVALVVLHHTFDPECIVPDSKRAVNIQNNEKPEKRLVVDCLFHEDSGLLKCRMNNEAKKEVAKWLREVKHKRNKKQQKDTVSHSVILTHRE; encoded by the exons ATGGCACTa AATATATTTAAGGGAAATAAAA taaGATGCTTTGAAGTTGTTCCTGATAACATAAAACCATCCTGTGAACAGTTCACAAATGatcttaaaaaacaaagaaaatctaTGGAGATAACTGACAAGGCAGATTGTAAAGCAGTCCTGTTTTATCAGCCCATTGTTTCGAGGGCTGGGACTGATATTGAAGGTGCACTGCAAAAAATCAGTAATGAATACGAAG AGAAATATGTTGCTCTAGTGGTGCTTCATCACACATTCGACCCAGAATGCATTGTACCAGACAGCAAAAGAGCTGTGAATATACAGAATAATGAGAAGCCTGAGAAacgtcttgtggttgactgtctGTTCCATGAGGATTCAGGACTGCTGAAGTGCCGTATGAACAATGAAGCTAAAAAGGAGGTTGCAAAATGGCTCCGTGAAGTG aaacacaaacgaaataaaaaacagcaaaaagacACAGTAAGTCATAGTGTCATATTAACACATCgtgaataa